A stretch of the Neodiprion lecontei isolate iyNeoLeco1 chromosome 4, iyNeoLeco1.1, whole genome shotgun sequence genome encodes the following:
- the LOC107223759 gene encoding ribonuclease 3 — protein sequence MATPPINSGPPFYWGTGQPAVQNVGYYQVPPPNFPPPNLSQPPPSYNMPPPSIAENKLADVVQQQQLPGGRPRTYPSYAPNSAFIHHQSCPIPNPSNSMYNTTNCQPPNFHPSMLGGYDNYTWNLKILNNANAKWNQTDAASGWKPYQDNHNAGWNKQGSSQSQSDQDAKNFCQYTGQKSSSRSSWRGNVSGPGVTQHLASDVPSQHHGTDSRRSRSSDSHSLSSGNRGYERSRHEENKAKYERHGRDKSNARGNYYNEESDKRSMYKRRERSSRYSSRASMELGKTSFESRSRKRSRSRESHVSTISNEISNFPMNQKSLSERDQLLEKYRRNYCATSKDMEKKLDELSAMGPEGIIEHERKVWTRTAPADLYYARDELKPKIMTGTPKLMELCDIFKKLLVDRSGTARALQPPYEPPPRKNRARLCRHKTEACSSSSSDSDTSMDEDDRTMEELMAKKQHPQRLHPEMWFNDPGEMNDGPLCRCSAKSRRSGIRHGIYAGEGVIKKCELNSNNADKLYHYRITISPPTNFLTKTPTIIKHDEHEFIFEGFSMLSHFPLVKLPTCKVIRFNIEYTILYIDEKLPENFTIRELDLFQDYLFQQILELVDFDLRAAQDTAGCDQFHFMPRFVRDLPDNGQEILSMNEVLNYLIKSSKPLIDADDLSRLVDMPQYKWQNFADEVKGMVVTYPGKKPCSVRVDQLDRSQDDQPPGVISYPEIVHFGIRPPQLSYAGNADYQKAWRDYVKFRHLLANMPKPSFEDKRKLEAKENKLQELRTQSKMKRDVTVDVSSEGFHRTGIMCDIVQHAMLIPVLVCHLRFHKSLDILEKTIGYKFKNRYLLQLALTHPSYRENFGTNPDHARNSLTNCGIRQPEYGDRRIHYMNTRKRGINTLINIMSRFGARRETESSIAHNERLEFLGDAVVEFLTSIHLFHMFPDLEEGGLATYRAAIVQNQHLAVLAKKLNLEQYMLYAHGSDLCHDLELRHAMANCFEALMGSLFLDGGIEVADKVFAETMFMGECDLSKVWINYPRHPLQEQEPTGDRQWIPSFELLQKLTKFEESIGIDFQHIRLLARAFTDRSIGYTNLTLGSNQRLEFLGDTVLQLIVSEYLYKFFPEHHEGHLSLLRSSLVNNKTQAVVCDDLGMTQYALYGNPKAELKTKDRADLLEAFLGALYVDKGLEFCHVFCDVCFFPRLQDFIMNQDWNDPKSKLQQCCLTLRTMDGGEPDIPVYKVIECKGPTNTRIYTVAVYFQGKRLAKASGHSIQEAEMNSAKEALEKSQDLFPQLDHQKRVIAKSMKKQQWPNRQMLRAKTIRCNDRSDDSDSSFKQKRRSRSRERENSDRRSRDRYDSSDRRHKESLKNVDKSDVYNNDQDRRTKERSISKSNDYRRNTEYEKNNDATNKEKIHSLPTDSNHRYKEYDRCSSVDSRGNCQASGSGSGYRVRDDFTVTNVEDRIESRDKSSTLLRRGKDDDGQSSYKQNNQSVCTNDGMYEHDETERRTEAQAMKGDNRNRGRYERQDDTEKKRNTCAKSCVYEDINVQRQSNFERERKKINAESNYENKTNRKIRDYDSRHSQRFYENGRKRKRSFDDCRSSSEEGSVPEQYRSSNFSPQIEKKSM from the exons ATGGCAACACCACCGATCAACTCCGGCCCACCCTTTTACTGGGGAACCGGACAGCCGGCAGTTCAGAATGTTGGTTACTATCAAGTTCCTCCTCCCAATTTTCCTCCGCCAAATTTAAGTCAGCCTCCTCCATCGTACAATATGCCACCGCCATCAATTGCTGAAAATAAGCTGGCTGACGTCgttcaacaacaacaattacCTGGAGGTAGGCCTCGAACTTATCCAAGCTACGCGCCAAACAGTGCATTCATACACCATCAATCTTGCCCGATTCCAAATCCTTCAAATTCAATGTACAACACTACAAATTGCCAGCCGCCAAACTTTCACCCATCAATGTTAGGAGGGTATGATAATTACAcatggaatttgaaaattcttaaCAACGCTAACGCCAAGTGGAATCAGACGGACGCAGCATCGGGTTGGAAGCCGTATCAAGACAACCACAATGCTGGCTGGAATAAACAAGGATCATCACAGTCACAGTCGGATCAAGATGCCAAGAATTTTTGTCAATATACTGGGCAGAAATCTTCGTCGAGAAGTTCGTGGAGAGGTAATGTCAGTGGGCCTGGTGTTACGCAACATTTAGCATCAGACGTTCCGAGTCAGCACCACGGAACAGATAGCAGGAGATCTCGAAGTTCTGATAGTCACTCCTTAAGCAGTGGTAATAGAGGCTACGAGAGATCACGTCACGAAGAGAATAAAGCTAAATATGAGAGACATGGAAGGGACAAATCAAATGCCAGAGGAAATTACTACAACGAGGAGAGCGACAAGCGGTCAATGTATAAAAGGAGGGAACGCAGTTCCAGATACAGCTCGCGAGCGAGTATGGAGTTGGGAAAAACTAGTTTCGAAAGTCGGAGTAGAAAGAGGTCACGATCTAGGGAGTCGCATGTTTCCACCATATCGAATGAGATTAGCAATTTTCCTATGAACCAGAAATCGTTGAGCGAAAGAGATCAGCTTTTAGAAAAATACAG GCGGAATTATTGTGCGACAAGTAAAGACATGGAAAAGAAATTGGATGAGCTGTCTGCGATGGGACCGGAAGGAATAATAGAACACGAGAGAAAGGTGTGGACTCGCACAGCACCAGCCGACCTCTACTACGCACGTGATGAATTGAAACCAAAAATTATGACAGGCACTCCAAAATTGATGGAATTATGTGATATTTTCAAGAAGTTATTAGTTGATAGGTCCGGTACAGCTAGAGCATTGCAG CCACCATATGAGCCACCACCAAGAAAAAACAGAGCCAGATTGTGCAGGCATAAAACTGAAGCTTGTAGTAGTTCGTCATCAGACAGCGACACTTCAATGGATGAAGATGACCGAACAATGGAAGAATTAATGGCAAAAAAACAGCATCCACAACGTCTGCATCCAGAAATGTGGTTCAATGACCCTGGGGAG ATGAATGACGGCCCTCTTTGTAGATGCAGTGCCAAATCGAGAAGATCCGGTATTCGGCATGGTATTTATGCTGGCGAGGGTGTCATTAAAAAGTGTGAATTGAATTCGAACAATGCAGATAAATTGTACCATTACCGCATAACTATCAGTCcgccaacaaattttttaaccaagACTCCAACCATTATCAAACACGACGAACACGAATTTATATTTGAGGGATTTTCAATGCTCTCTCATTTCCCTCTTGTCAAATTACCAACCTGTAAAGTTATCCGCTTCAATATCGAATACACAATTCTATACATTGATGAGAAATTGCcagaaaattttaccatcAGAGAACTGGATTTATTTC aGGATTACCTGTTCCAGCAGATACTGGAATTGGTAGATTTTGATCTACGTGCTGCTCAAGATACAGCCGGTTGtgatcaatttcattttatgcCCAGATTTGTCAGAGATTTGCCGGACAATGGGCAGGAAATATTGTCTATGAATGAAGTTCTTAATTACTTAATCAAAAGCAGTAAGCCATTAATTGACGCCGACGATCTGAGCAGGCTTGTCGATATGCCTCAATATAAGTGGCAGAATTTCGCCGACGAAGTGAAAGGTATGGTGGTGACTTATCCCGGTAAAAAACCTTGCAGCGTCAGAGTTGATCAATTAGATAGAAGTCAAGACGATCAACCTCCGGGTGTCATTTCGTATCCTGAAATCGTTCATTTCGGTATCAGGCCACCACAGCTGAGCTATGCTGGTAACGCAGA CTATCAAAAAGCCTGGAGGGATTACGTTAAATTTCGACATTTGCTGGCAAACATGCCAAAGCCATCGTTTGAAGACAAGAGAAAATTGGAGGCCAAGGAGAATAAACTGCAAGAACTGAGAACGCAGAGTAAAATGAAGAGGGACGTAACTGTAGACGTTAGTTCAGAAGGATTTCATCGTACAGGAATTATGTGCGACATAGTACAACATGCAATGTTGATTCCTGTACTAGTATGTCATTTGAGATTCCACAAATCTTTAGATATTCTGGAAAAAACTATTGGctacaaatttaaaaacagaTATTTGCTTCAATTGGCATTAACGCATCCAAGTTATAGAGAAAATTTTGGTACAAATCCAGATCACGCAAGAAATTCATTAACAAATTGTGGTATAAGGCAACCAGAGTACGGTGACAGAAGAATTCATTACATGAATACGAGAAAGCGAGGAATAAATACTTTGATAAACATAATGTCAAGGTTTGGGGCTAGAAGAGAAACCGAATCTTCTATCGCTCACAACGAGAGATTAGAATTCCTTGGTGACGCagttgttgaatttttaacgtCCATACATCTTTTCCACATGTTTCCGGACTTAGAAGAAGGAGGATTAGCAACATACAGAGCAGCCATTGTTCAAAATCAACACTTGGCTGTCTTGGCTAAGAAGTTGAATTTAGAGCAGTACATGCTTTATGCTCACGGCAGCGATTTGTGCCATGACTTGGAGCTCCGACATGCTATGGCCAATTGCTTTGAAGCTCTGATGGGGTCTCTGTTCCTTGACGGAGGAATAGAAGTTGCTGACAAAGTATTTGCTGAGACAATGTTCATGGGAGAATGTGATCTCTCTAAAGTCTGGATCAATTATCCCCGCCATCCTCTGCAAGAGCAGGAACCCACCGGCGATAGACAATGGATACCCAGCTTTGAATTACTGCAA AAGTTAACCAAGTTTGAAGAATCAATTGGCATTGATTTTCAACATATTCGATTACTCGCACGAGcattcacagatcgaagcatTGGGTATACTAATTTGACGCTAGGATCTAATCAACGTTTGGAATTCCTAGGTGACACTGTTCTGCAGCTCATAGTTTCTgaatatttgtacaaatttttcccTGAACATCACGAAGGACATCTTTCG CTTCTACGAAGTTCTTTGGTCAACAACAAAACCCAAGCAGTAGTTTGCGATGATTTGGGTATGACTCAATACGCCCTTTATGGAAACCCTAAAGCGGAGCTAAAGACGAAAGATAGAGCTGATTTGCTAGAGGCTTTTTTGGGCGCTTTGTACGTTGACAAAGGTTTGGAGTTTTGCCACGTCTTTTGCGACGTGTGCTTCTTCCCTCGTCTTCAAGATTTCATCATGAATCAGGATTGGAACGATCCAAAAAGTAAACTGCAGCAATGTTGCTTAACTCTGAGGACTATGGATGGTGGAGAGCCAGATATACCTGTTTACAA AGTAATCGAATGCAAAGGTCCGACTAACACGCGAATTTACACAGTCGCTGTGTATTTTCAAGGTAAACGTTTGGCCAAAGCTTCTGGCCACAGCATTCAAGAAGCAGAGATGAACTCCGCTAAAGAAGCGCTTGAAAAATCTCAAG ATCTATTCCCTCAATTGGATCATCAAAAACGGGTTATTGCAAAGAGTATGAAAAAACAGCAGTGGCCCAATCGACAGATGCTTCGGGCAAAGACCATTCGATGTAACGACAGATCAGACGATTCAGAttcaagtttcaaacaaaagaGACGAAGTCGAAGTAGGGAGCGTGAAAATTCAGACAGACGATCAAGAGATCGATATGATAGTTCAGATCGAAGGCATAAGGAGTCactgaaaaatgttgataaaTCTGATGTCTATAATAATGATCAAGATCGTCGTACCAAGGAAAGATCTATTAGTAAGAGTAACGATTACAGAAGAAATActgaatacgaaaaaaataatgatgctACAAATAAGGAGAAGATTCATAGTCTTCCAACTGACTCGAACCACAGATATAAGGAATATGACAGGTGTTCAAGCGTAGATAGTCGAGGGAATTGTCAAGCAAGTGGATCAGGATCTGGATATAGAGTCAGGGATGATTTTACAGTTACCAATGTTGAGGACAGAATCGAAAGCCGTGATAAAAGTTCAACCCTGTTACGTCGTGGAAAAGACGACGATGGACAGAGCAGCTATAAGCAGAACAATCAATCGGTATGTACGAATGATGGAATGTACGAGCACGATGAAACAGAGCGAAGAACCGAAGCGCAAGCTATGAAAGGCGATAATCGAAATAGAGGAAGGTACGAAAGGCAGGATGATACAGAGAAAAAGCGGAATACCTGCGCGAAAAGTTGCGTTTACGAAGATATAAATGTTCAAAGGCAAAGTAACTTTGAGcgtgagaggaaaaaaataaacgcagagagtaattatgaaaataaaacaaacaggAAAATCCGAGATTACGATTCTAGACATAGTCAGCGTTTTTACGAAAACGGTAGAAAGAGAAAACGATCTTTCGACGATTGCAGAAGCAGCAGCGAAGAAGGAAGTGTACCGGAACAGTACAGAAGTAGTAATTTCTCGCCTCAGATTGAAAAGAAGTCCATGTAA
- the LOC107223768 gene encoding mitochondrial mRNA pseudouridine synthase Trub2, whose amino-acid sequence MGVTSDARVVWQFLNGIAAIYKPAGYSLHRTRNTILTHLCRDLNALEGRPQREYVRIEGETDKPMTVQVVPNLADHLLLTGPHYQQKDFKLSWVNYLGYDTSGVVIIGINEGARTVMRMRESNPTRFYKVKGVFGQATDNYFTSGKIVEKATYKSIKRATVDAICASMQASHQRKMFELCGVDMQSQAAYELAIQGPIRPANNKIPMIYAIKCVAFNMPEFTLEIACINEYEMYLKTLVHQLGIQLHSVATCTQIQCFRYGLFTTELALLKKHWDVQSILDNMEQTQAILDNNKYLVEQDSPTLIEQQI is encoded by the exons ATGGGAGTCACGTCTGACGCCAGGGTGGTTTGGCAGTTTTTAAATGGCATAGCTGCAATTTATAAACCCGCTGGTTACAGTTTGCACAGAACCAGAAACACGATACTGACGCACTTGTGCAGAG ATTTGAACGCGTTAGAAGGCCGACCACAGCGGGAGTATGTCAGGATCGAAGGAGAAACTGATAAACCAATGACTGTTCAGGTCGTTCCAAATTTGGCTGATCATTTATTGTTAACCGGTCCTCATTATCAGCAAAAAGATTTTAAGCTATCGTGGGTCAATTACCTTGGTTACGATACATCTGGTGTTGTGATTATTGGAATCAATGAAGGTGCTAGAACAGTTATGCGCATGAGGGAATCAAACCCAACAAGGTTCTACAAAGTTAAAGGGGTATTCGGACAAGCAACTGACAATTATTTCACATCGGGAAAAATTGTGGAGAAGGCTACCTATAAGTCTATCAAACGAGCCACTGTGGACGCAATCTGTGCGTCGATGCAGGCATCACATCAACGGAAGATGTTTGA actATGTGGCGTAGATATGCAGTCTCAGGCTGCTTATGAGTTGGCAATTCAAGGCCCGATCAGACCAGCAAATAACAAAATTCCTATGATTTATGCCATAAAATGTGTTGCCTTTAACATGCCAGAATTTACTCTAG AAATAGCATGCATCAACGAGTACGAGATGTATCTTAAGACTTTGGTTCACCAACTAGGAATTCAACTACACAGTGTCGCTACTTGTACACAAATACAATGTTTCAGGTACGGTTTGTTTACAACTGAACTTGCACTCCTCAAAAAACATTGGGATGTTCAAAGTATACTTGATAATATGGAACAGACTCAGGCTATTCttgataacaacaaatatttAGTGGAACAAGATAGTCCTACATTGATAGAACAACAGATATAG